One genomic segment of Lysobacter sp. 5GHs7-4 includes these proteins:
- the rpsB gene encoding 30S ribosomal protein S2 — protein MPQITMRQMLEAGVHFGHQTRYWNPKMGPYIFGARGKIHIINLEKTVPLFNDAMNFISSIAQKRGTILFIGTKRSARESIKEEAERCGMPYMTQRWLGGTLTNFRTVKQSVSRLKELEAGETDGTFQKLVKHEVLGLRRERDKLLASLGGIKEMNRLPDALFVIDIGHEDIAIKEAKKLGIPVIAVVDTNYDPALVDYAIPGNDDAIRAVQLYARAAADSVLEGKAAAPAAGVREDEFVELDAEGNPVVKEDRKAAPRGRAPAKKGPAPAGAKKDAPAAE, from the coding sequence ATGCCCCAGATCACCATGCGCCAGATGCTGGAAGCCGGCGTCCATTTCGGCCACCAGACGCGCTACTGGAACCCCAAGATGGGCCCGTACATCTTCGGCGCCCGCGGCAAGATCCACATCATCAACCTCGAGAAGACCGTTCCGCTGTTCAACGACGCGATGAACTTCATCTCGAGCATCGCCCAGAAGCGCGGCACCATCCTGTTCATCGGCACCAAGCGCTCGGCGCGCGAGTCGATCAAGGAAGAGGCCGAGCGTTGCGGCATGCCGTACATGACCCAGCGCTGGCTGGGCGGCACCCTGACCAACTTCCGCACCGTCAAGCAGTCGGTGTCGCGCCTGAAGGAACTGGAAGCCGGCGAAACCGACGGCACCTTCCAGAAGCTGGTCAAGCACGAAGTGCTGGGCCTGCGCCGCGAGCGCGACAAGCTGCTGGCCTCGCTGGGCGGCATCAAGGAAATGAACCGTCTGCCCGACGCGCTGTTCGTGATCGACATCGGTCATGAAGACATCGCGATCAAGGAAGCCAAGAAGCTCGGCATCCCGGTCATCGCCGTGGTCGACACCAACTACGATCCGGCCCTGGTCGACTACGCCATCCCGGGCAACGACGACGCCATCCGCGCCGTGCAGCTGTACGCCCGCGCCGCCGCCGACTCCGTGCTGGAAGGCAAGGCCGCCGCGCCGGCCGCCGGCGTGCGCGAGGACGAGTTCGTCGAGCTGGACGCCGAAGGCAACCCGGTCGTGAAGGAAGACCGCAAGGCCGCTCCGCGCGGTCGCGCCCCGGCCAAGAAGGGCCCGGCCCCGGCCGGCGCCAAGAAGGACGCTCCGGCGGCCGAGTAA
- a CDS encoding class I SAM-dependent methyltransferase gives MSLWLDFLTNQDLLIHKWKHYFPIYEQHMRRFQGQDVLMFEIGVSQGGSLRMWKRFLGPHARIVGIDIDPRSAPAAEDQVEVRIGDQSDPAFLQSLIDEFGVPDVVLDDGSHRMDHVNASFDFLYPLLPKNGVYMVEDMHTAYWEEYGGGVGVPGSFIERCKGLIDSLNADHARGALPSDEFTRSTRSMHFYDSFVVFEKGATTGKHAPRVGKPLFE, from the coding sequence ATGAGTCTGTGGCTCGATTTCCTCACCAATCAGGATCTGCTGATCCACAAGTGGAAGCACTACTTCCCGATCTATGAGCAGCACATGCGGCGCTTCCAGGGCCAGGACGTGCTGATGTTCGAGATCGGCGTCAGCCAGGGCGGCAGCCTGCGGATGTGGAAGCGTTTCCTGGGCCCGCACGCGCGCATCGTCGGCATCGACATCGATCCGCGCTCGGCGCCGGCCGCGGAAGATCAGGTGGAGGTGCGCATCGGCGACCAGTCCGATCCGGCCTTCCTGCAGTCGCTGATCGACGAATTCGGCGTGCCCGACGTGGTCCTGGACGACGGCAGCCATCGCATGGACCACGTCAACGCCAGTTTCGATTTCCTGTACCCGTTGCTGCCCAAGAACGGCGTGTACATGGTCGAGGACATGCACACGGCGTATTGGGAAGAGTACGGCGGCGGTGTCGGCGTGCCCGGCAGCTTCATCGAACGCTGCAAGGGCCTGATCGATAGCCTCAACGCCGATCACGCGCGCGGCGCGTTGCCGTCGGACGAATTCACCCGCAGCACGCGCTCGATGCACTTCTACGATTCGTTCGTCGTGTTCGAGAAGGGCGCCACCACCGGCAAGCATGCGCCGCGGGTGGGCAAGCCCTTGTTCGAGTAA
- the map gene encoding type I methionyl aminopeptidase, protein MPITIKTPDEIEKMRVAGRLAAEVLQMIAPHVKPGVSTEALDKLCHDHIVNVQQAIPANVGYKGFPKTVCTSVNNVICHGIPSESKILKEGDIVNIDVTVIKDGWHGDTSRMYIVGAPSVMAKRLVDVTREAMFRGIRTVKPGSTLGDIGAAIQQYAESERFSVVREYCGHGIGRIYHEDPQVLHYGRAGEGLVLKPGMTFTIEPMINEGARHTKLLPDGWTVVTKDRKLSAQWEHTVAVTDDGVEILTRLPGDDNDL, encoded by the coding sequence ATGCCCATCACCATCAAAACTCCGGACGAGATCGAGAAGATGCGCGTCGCCGGCCGCCTGGCCGCCGAAGTGCTGCAGATGATCGCGCCGCACGTGAAGCCCGGCGTCAGCACCGAGGCCCTGGACAAGCTCTGCCACGACCACATCGTGAACGTGCAGCAGGCGATCCCGGCCAACGTCGGCTACAAGGGTTTCCCCAAGACCGTCTGCACCTCGGTCAACAACGTCATCTGCCACGGCATCCCGAGCGAGTCGAAGATCCTCAAGGAAGGCGACATCGTCAATATCGATGTCACCGTCATCAAGGACGGCTGGCACGGCGATACCAGCCGCATGTACATCGTCGGCGCGCCCTCGGTCATGGCCAAGCGCCTGGTCGACGTGACCCGCGAAGCCATGTTCCGCGGCATCCGCACGGTCAAGCCGGGTTCGACCCTGGGCGACATCGGCGCGGCGATCCAGCAGTACGCCGAATCCGAACGCTTCAGCGTGGTGCGCGAGTACTGCGGCCACGGCATCGGCCGCATCTACCACGAAGACCCGCAGGTGCTGCATTACGGCCGCGCCGGCGAGGGTCTGGTGCTGAAGCCGGGCATGACCTTCACCATCGAGCCGATGATCAACGAAGGCGCGCGCCACACCAAGCTGCTGCCCGACGGTTGGACCGTGGTCACCAAGGACCGCAAGCTCTCGGCGCAGTGGGAGCACACCGTCGCGGTAACCGACGACGGCGTCGAGATCCTGACCCGGCTGCCCGGCGACGACAACGACCTATGA
- the tsf gene encoding translation elongation factor Ts has product MAEITASLVKELRERTGAGMMECKKALTENNGDIDAAAEWLRKSGLAKADKKAGRIAAEGRIAVAQDGGKAVLVEINSETDFVAKDANFLGFTETVAQVALSSGAADAEALKAAKVASGETIEETRAAVIAKVGENVQLRRLVRIDSPNNVAAYVHGGRIGVLIEVKGGDMDLARGLAMHVAAMNPPHIKASDVPAEFVEKEKEIELAKMSDKDKAKPADILEKIIGGKIAKIVNEVTLYGQPYVLDTNQTVEQVLKAAGAEVVTSQRLAVGEGIEKQTDDFAAEVMKQAGLA; this is encoded by the coding sequence ATGGCTGAAATCACCGCTTCCCTGGTCAAGGAACTCCGCGAGCGCACCGGCGCCGGCATGATGGAGTGCAAGAAGGCCCTGACCGAAAACAACGGCGACATCGACGCCGCCGCCGAGTGGCTGCGCAAGTCGGGTCTGGCCAAGGCCGACAAGAAGGCCGGCCGCATCGCCGCCGAAGGCCGCATCGCGGTCGCCCAGGACGGCGGCAAGGCCGTGCTGGTCGAAATCAACTCCGAGACCGACTTCGTCGCCAAGGACGCCAACTTCCTCGGCTTCACCGAGACCGTGGCCCAGGTCGCGCTGAGCTCGGGCGCCGCCGACGCCGAGGCGCTGAAGGCCGCCAAGGTCGCCTCGGGCGAGACCATCGAGGAAACCCGCGCCGCCGTCATCGCCAAGGTCGGCGAGAACGTGCAGCTGCGCCGCCTGGTCCGCATCGACAGCCCGAACAACGTCGCCGCCTACGTGCACGGCGGCCGCATCGGCGTGCTGATCGAGGTCAAGGGCGGCGACATGGACCTGGCCCGCGGCCTGGCCATGCACGTCGCGGCGATGAACCCGCCCCACATCAAGGCCAGCGACGTCCCGGCCGAGTTCGTGGAGAAGGAAAAGGAAATCGAGCTGGCCAAGATGAGCGACAAGGACAAGGCCAAGCCGGCCGACATCCTGGAGAAGATCATCGGCGGCAAGATCGCCAAGATCGTCAACGAAGTCACCCTGTACGGTCAGCCCTACGTGCTGGACACCAACCAGACCGTCGAGCAGGTCCTGAAGGCCGCTGGCGCCGAGGTCGTGACCTCGCAGCGTCTGGCCGTGGGCGAAGGCATCGAGAAGCAGACCGACGACTTCGCCGCCGAAGTCATGAAGCAGGCCGGTCTGGCGTAA
- a CDS encoding MBL fold metallo-hydrolase gives MPLYRLLLPAALCGLFMTGPAAQARSLARPPPVAPVAPLTLAPAFTELAPGAWVYQGAGGAVLLAAGEDGAVLVDTDLPKATPDLLAALDARTRLPLRYAINTHWHLDHVGANQALSERGAVVVAHENARARMAADTYLKHHDRVMPARPAAALPGLTLAGDGRIRLRGLELRLIHVPRAHTDGDLLAFLPDANVLHLGDCYFNGLYPIIDTGTGGTVDGLIAALDVGLGLADERTRIVAGHGPVGGKADLKAARDMLAEVRARVARLKAAGQTREQVLAAAPTADLDPRWGQGWVKPAQIVGSVYDSLP, from the coding sequence ATGCCGCTGTACCGATTGCTGCTGCCTGCCGCGCTGTGCGGCCTGTTCATGACCGGCCCGGCCGCGCAGGCCCGCTCGCTCGCCAGGCCGCCGCCGGTCGCGCCCGTCGCGCCCCTCACGCTGGCGCCCGCCTTCACCGAGCTCGCGCCCGGCGCATGGGTCTACCAGGGCGCCGGCGGCGCGGTGCTGCTGGCGGCCGGCGAGGACGGCGCGGTGCTGGTCGACACCGACCTGCCCAAGGCGACGCCGGATCTGCTGGCGGCGCTGGACGCGCGCACCCGCCTGCCCCTGCGCTACGCCATCAACACCCACTGGCACCTGGACCACGTCGGCGCCAACCAAGCCTTGAGCGAGCGCGGCGCGGTCGTGGTCGCGCACGAAAACGCGCGTGCGCGCATGGCCGCCGACACCTACCTCAAGCACCACGACCGGGTCATGCCGGCCCGGCCCGCGGCCGCCCTGCCCGGCCTGACCCTGGCCGGCGACGGCCGGATCCGCCTGCGTGGGCTGGAGCTGCGCCTGATCCACGTCCCGCGCGCGCATACCGACGGCGACCTGCTGGCCTTCCTGCCGGACGCCAACGTGCTGCACCTGGGCGACTGCTACTTCAACGGGCTCTACCCGATCATCGACACCGGCACCGGCGGCACCGTCGACGGCCTGATCGCGGCGCTGGACGTGGGCCTGGGCCTGGCCGACGAGCGCACCCGCATCGTCGCCGGCCACGGCCCGGTCGGCGGCAAGGCCGATCTCAAGGCCGCGCGAGACATGCTGGCCGAGGTCCGCGCCCGCGTCGCCCGCCTCAAGGCCGCCGGTCAGACCCGCGAACAGGTGCTGGCGGCCGCGCCCACCGCCGACCTGGACCCGCGCTGGGGCCAGGGCTGGGTCAAGCCGGCGCAGATCGTGGGCTCGGTGTACGACTCGCTGCCTTGA